A window of Formosa sp. Hel1_31_208 contains these coding sequences:
- a CDS encoding porin, which translates to MKSKLLLALTLCIVSYSSSQEISDTSFGKGLLNFTAKDSSFSVKFAPRFQVRSISSWDHDGSQYGSPEHNFIVRRARLKFDGFAYSTKLKYKIELGLSNRDISGANDFNRNTPRYILDAVIMWNFAENWELWAGQTKLPGNVERVVSSANLQLIDRSLLNSRFNIDRDLGIQLRHKTKLGEHFLMREKLSVSQGEGRNVTEGNEGGLQYTARVEFLPFGTFKSKGDYSQSDLKREEKPKLMMGFTYNYNQDAVRERGFAGDYMIRADESLYETDQTTIFADAMFKFDGFSFMGEYAKRTAQDEIATEIDGTTPTGDIVLTGNALNLQAGYLFNSNYEIAARFTTVNYENVTGELPSEQYTLGVNKFVVGHKLKVQTDISYTTVDGNEDNITFRLGFDIHF; encoded by the coding sequence ATGAAATCAAAACTATTACTAGCACTCACATTGTGCATTGTATCTTATTCAAGTTCTCAAGAAATAAGTGATACTTCATTCGGAAAAGGCTTATTAAACTTTACAGCAAAAGACAGTTCTTTCAGTGTAAAATTCGCACCGCGTTTTCAAGTACGGTCGATATCATCATGGGATCATGATGGCAGTCAATACGGTAGTCCTGAACACAACTTTATTGTAAGACGTGCGCGATTAAAGTTTGACGGTTTTGCCTACAGCACAAAACTGAAATATAAAATTGAATTAGGACTCTCTAATAGAGATATTTCTGGGGCAAACGACTTCAATCGAAATACACCTCGATATATTTTAGATGCCGTTATCATGTGGAATTTTGCAGAGAATTGGGAATTGTGGGCTGGTCAAACTAAGCTTCCAGGTAATGTCGAACGTGTAGTCTCATCTGCAAACTTGCAATTAATAGATCGTTCCTTATTAAATAGTAGATTTAATATTGATCGTGATTTAGGTATACAGTTACGTCACAAAACTAAATTAGGAGAACACTTTTTAATGCGTGAAAAACTTTCTGTGTCACAAGGTGAAGGACGAAATGTTACTGAGGGTAATGAAGGTGGTCTACAATACACAGCTCGTGTTGAGTTTTTACCTTTTGGAACATTCAAATCTAAAGGTGATTATAGTCAATCAGATCTAAAACGTGAAGAAAAGCCAAAATTGATGATGGGTTTTACATATAACTATAATCAAGATGCAGTAAGAGAAAGAGGATTTGCTGGTGATTATATGATAAGAGCTGACGAATCGTTATATGAAACAGATCAAACCACAATTTTTGCAGACGCTATGTTTAAATTCGACGGATTTTCTTTTATGGGTGAATATGCAAAACGTACCGCTCAAGATGAAATAGCAACAGAAATAGATGGCACTACTCCTACTGGTGATATTGTTTTAACCGGTAATGCTTTAAACTTACAAGCAGGCTATTTATTTAATAGTAACTATGAAATCGCAGCACGTTTTACAACTGTAAATTATGAGAATGTTACTGGAGAACTGCCAAGTGAGCAATATACACTTGGTGTTAATAAATTCGTTGTTGGTCACAAATTAAAAGTACAGACCGATATTAGCTATACCACAGTAGATGGGAATGAAGATAATATTACATTCAGACTTGGTTTTGACATTCACTTCTAA
- the chrA gene encoding chromate efflux transporter, whose protein sequence is MSLQSNRLKEVALVFFKLGCFAFGGPAAHIAMMDDEIITKRKWMSREHFLDLMGSTNLIPGPNSTEMTMHCGFEYAGKKGLFVAGICFIFPATVITAILAYLYVKYGNLPEVEPFIFGIKPAVLAVIASAILKLGKKAIKRTELAVLGVLVLMASLLGLNEIFALLAAGLIGVLYYSLKSKLGSGLHSFSPFIGAAALNSLLVKISSAKLFWVFLKVGAILYGSGYVLFAFLDAELVTRGWLTRAELIDAIAVGQFTPGPILSTSTFIGYQLSGFSGALAATAGIFLPSFLFVLILNPFIPKMRQSKVFGYFLDAVNVAAVAVMLAVLFVMSKETLINWQAISIALLSAYFVFGTKLSSIWTIVIGSFLGYLLISFF, encoded by the coding sequence ATGTCTTTACAAAGCAATAGACTCAAAGAAGTCGCCCTAGTATTTTTTAAGTTAGGTTGTTTTGCCTTTGGTGGTCCTGCAGCCCATATTGCAATGATGGATGACGAAATTATTACAAAGCGAAAATGGATGTCAAGAGAACATTTCTTAGATCTCATGGGCTCAACAAATTTAATTCCAGGTCCTAATTCAACAGAAATGACCATGCACTGTGGTTTTGAATATGCAGGAAAAAAAGGACTTTTTGTAGCGGGTATATGCTTCATTTTTCCAGCGACAGTCATCACAGCCATCCTTGCTTATTTGTATGTGAAGTATGGAAATTTGCCAGAAGTAGAGCCCTTTATATTTGGTATTAAGCCAGCCGTACTTGCTGTTATTGCTTCGGCCATTCTAAAACTTGGTAAAAAAGCTATAAAACGCACGGAGCTCGCTGTTTTAGGTGTTTTAGTTTTAATGGCCAGCCTGCTTGGTCTTAATGAAATTTTCGCATTACTTGCTGCAGGACTTATTGGCGTATTATACTACAGCCTGAAGTCTAAATTGGGATCAGGGTTACATAGTTTCAGTCCTTTTATTGGTGCTGCAGCGCTCAATAGTTTACTAGTCAAAATATCAAGTGCGAAGTTATTCTGGGTGTTTTTAAAAGTTGGCGCTATATTATATGGAAGTGGCTATGTTTTATTTGCATTTTTAGATGCCGAATTAGTCACTAGAGGTTGGCTCACACGTGCAGAGCTTATAGATGCTATTGCTGTAGGGCAATTTACTCCTGGCCCAATATTATCTACCTCTACCTTTATTGGCTATCAATTATCTGGTTTTAGTGGTGCTTTAGCAGCCACAGCTGGTATTTTTTTACCATCCTTCTTATTCGTTTTAATTTTAAATCCGTTTATTCCTAAAATGAGACAATCTAAGGTGTTTGGCTATTTTTTAGATGCAGTAAATGTAGCTGCTGTTGCAGTGATGCTTGCCGTGCTTTTTGTGATGTCTAAGGAAACATTGATAAATTGGCAAGCAATTAGCATTGCCTTGTTATCTGCTTACTTTGTATTTGGAACAAAACTGAGTTCTATATGGACTATTGTTATAGGTTCATTTTTAGGGTATCTTTTGATCAGTTTCTTTTAA
- a CDS encoding deoxyguanosinetriphosphate triphosphohydrolase, with the protein MIWEQLLSLKRFGDTHKRLRKEQDETRLGFEVDYDRIIFSSEFRSLQDKTQVVPLSKTDFVHTRLTHSLEVSVVGRSIGRKVGQKLLEKHPHLRDVHGYQINDFGAIVAAAALAHDIGNPPFGHSGEKAIGEFFKTGEGRYFEDHLTKKQYEDLCSFEGNANGFKILTESRQGRIGGLRLSYATLGAFTKYPKESLPKKPSKHIADKKYGFFQSEKDLFEDVARELGLEKRGADGDVRYCRHPLAYLVEAADDICYTIIDFEDGINLGLIQEEFALEYLINLVRDSIQTKTYNALRSTQDRLSYLRALAINTLINEVVEVFMAHENSILSGEFSKALMDYSKYEAQINDIITLSIKNVYQSSEVIDKEIIGYKVINELLGIFTTSVINNIKGELSNFDKLILKLLEPQVDLDTDHIYNSLLSVCFYVSKMSDSNAMLSYQKLKGNHL; encoded by the coding sequence ATGATTTGGGAACAATTACTCTCCTTAAAACGATTTGGAGACACGCATAAACGATTGCGGAAAGAACAAGATGAAACGCGCTTAGGTTTTGAAGTGGATTATGATCGGATTATCTTTTCTTCGGAATTTAGAAGCCTGCAAGATAAAACTCAAGTTGTTCCGTTGTCTAAGACAGATTTTGTACACACAAGATTAACGCATAGTCTAGAGGTGAGTGTTGTGGGGCGATCAATTGGCCGTAAGGTAGGTCAGAAACTACTCGAAAAACATCCTCACCTTCGTGATGTTCATGGATATCAAATTAATGATTTTGGTGCTATCGTTGCCGCAGCAGCGTTGGCTCATGACATTGGAAACCCACCATTTGGACATTCGGGAGAAAAGGCAATTGGAGAATTTTTTAAAACAGGAGAAGGACGCTACTTTGAAGATCATCTCACTAAAAAGCAATATGAAGATCTTTGCAGTTTTGAGGGCAATGCCAACGGTTTTAAAATATTAACTGAAAGTCGTCAAGGACGAATAGGAGGCTTGCGTTTGAGTTATGCAACCTTAGGAGCATTTACAAAATATCCAAAAGAGTCACTACCTAAAAAACCGAGTAAACATATTGCAGATAAAAAGTATGGATTCTTTCAAAGTGAAAAAGACCTTTTTGAAGATGTCGCTCGAGAGTTAGGATTAGAAAAAAGAGGTGCTGATGGTGACGTTAGATATTGTAGACACCCTCTGGCATATTTAGTTGAAGCAGCAGACGATATTTGCTATACCATTATAGATTTTGAAGATGGTATTAATCTCGGTTTGATACAAGAAGAATTCGCATTAGAATATTTAATCAATTTAGTAAGAGATTCTATTCAAACAAAAACATACAATGCTTTAAGAAGTACGCAAGACCGATTGAGTTATCTGCGGGCATTGGCAATTAATACATTAATTAATGAAGTCGTCGAAGTATTCATGGCGCATGAGAATAGCATATTATCTGGTGAATTCTCAAAGGCCTTAATGGATTATAGCAAGTACGAAGCACAAATTAATGACATCATTACGTTAAGTATTAAGAACGTATATCAATCGTCTGAGGTTATCGATAAAGAGATTATAGGGTACAAGGTAATTAATGAACTTTTAGGTATCTTTACAACATCGGTCATAAATAATATCAAAGGAGAATTATCAAATTTTGATAAACTTATTTTGAAACTTTTAGAACCGCAAGTAGACTTAGACACAGATCATATTTATAACAGCTTATTATCTGTTTGTTTTTATGTCTCAAAAATGTCTGACAGCAATGCTATGTTAAGCTATCAGAAATTAAAAGGAAACCATTTATAA
- a CDS encoding toxin-antitoxin system YwqK family antitoxin, whose protein sequence is MKKIFTILLMLSVTFAFAQEQQKVDLKKDGDVTVATYYHDNGAIEQQGTFNEAGELHGIWTSFDAKGNKVTMGNYHSGKKVGKWLFWSDNSLREVDYVDSKITSVSEWKDKVLLAVGN, encoded by the coding sequence ATGAAAAAGATATTTACAATACTATTGATGTTGAGTGTAACATTTGCATTTGCGCAGGAACAACAAAAAGTAGACTTAAAAAAAGATGGTGATGTAACAGTGGCCACTTATTATCATGATAATGGTGCAATAGAACAACAAGGCACTTTCAATGAAGCTGGAGAACTTCATGGCATATGGACGAGTTTTGATGCTAAAGGAAATAAGGTAACCATGGGAAACTACCACAGTGGTAAAAAAGTTGGTAAATGGTTATTTTGGTCAGATAATTCGCTTAGAGAGGTAGATTATGTGGATTCAAAAATCACTAGTGTAAGCGAGTGGAAGGACAAAGTACTACTTGCTGTAGGTAACTAA
- a CDS encoding Na/Pi cotransporter family protein gives MEYGFYDILQLIGALGLFLFGMKVMSDALLKLAGNKMRSILATMTSNRFLGVFTGFLITSVIQSSSATTLMVVSFSNAGLLTLTESISVIMGANIGTTITAWLITILGFKVSMSAIALPLVGFGFGFTFVKKENYKNWGNFIIGFALLFIGLQFLKEAMPDLKSNPELLSFLAQYTDLGFLSILLFLLIGTVLTVVIQSSSATMALTLIMTAQGWIPFELAAAMVLGENVGTTITANLAAIIANYQAKRTARAHLVFNLIGVLWMLILFYPFLKFVSWLTQYLGSDSPYVNAAAIPVAISLFHTTFNILNTFILIWFINPIAKLVERIIPEKLLPEREIEVPKYLTKAELKYPETAIATLIKESKYLFKNAIFEIVSHALNIHREDIKSDLKLKKVIKKSNILFETDVRELYATKVKHIYGEIISYATKAQSSLDLSEEQNSEITEIKVANRKMVEIIRDVRELSRNITKYLNSENKYIQKEYDQLRKKVAKVLRVIHLFRTEKDNAKYHQTLMKLSDEAKKSFHKGNLEIDKLIRQDLITVDMASSLVNDSDNVNDMIKKLIEVAELLYGKKDPLLNNGT, from the coding sequence ATGGAATACGGTTTTTATGACATTTTGCAGCTCATAGGTGCATTAGGTTTATTTCTCTTCGGAATGAAGGTTATGAGTGATGCACTTTTAAAATTAGCAGGAAACAAAATGCGTTCAATTCTTGCAACAATGACTTCCAATAGATTCTTGGGAGTATTTACTGGGTTTTTAATTACGTCCGTAATCCAATCCTCCTCTGCGACTACATTAATGGTCGTTAGTTTTTCAAACGCTGGTTTATTAACGCTTACAGAGTCTATTAGCGTGATTATGGGAGCCAATATAGGAACAACCATTACAGCTTGGTTAATTACGATATTGGGTTTTAAAGTAAGTATGAGCGCCATCGCACTTCCACTTGTTGGATTTGGATTTGGATTTACGTTTGTGAAGAAAGAGAATTATAAAAATTGGGGGAATTTTATTATTGGATTTGCTTTACTGTTTATTGGGCTCCAGTTTTTAAAGGAGGCCATGCCAGATTTAAAGAGCAACCCCGAATTACTTAGTTTCTTGGCACAGTATACAGATTTGGGGTTTTTGTCAATTCTCTTATTTCTTTTAATTGGAACTGTTTTGACCGTTGTTATTCAGTCTTCAAGTGCCACGATGGCTCTAACGTTAATTATGACTGCACAGGGTTGGATTCCATTTGAACTGGCTGCTGCGATGGTTTTGGGTGAAAATGTGGGGACCACCATAACAGCTAATCTTGCTGCAATTATTGCTAATTATCAGGCGAAGAGAACCGCTAGAGCACATCTTGTGTTTAATTTGATTGGGGTATTATGGATGCTGATTTTGTTTTATCCGTTTTTAAAATTTGTAAGTTGGTTAACGCAATATTTAGGGTCTGATTCACCATATGTCAATGCCGCTGCAATTCCTGTCGCCATTTCACTATTTCATACCACGTTCAATATTTTAAATACGTTCATACTTATTTGGTTTATTAATCCAATAGCGAAACTCGTGGAACGTATCATACCTGAAAAATTATTGCCAGAACGAGAAATTGAGGTACCTAAATACTTAACTAAAGCAGAACTGAAATATCCAGAAACAGCCATTGCTACATTGATTAAAGAATCAAAGTATTTATTTAAAAATGCGATTTTTGAAATAGTATCACATGCTTTAAACATTCATCGAGAGGATATAAAATCTGATTTGAAACTTAAAAAAGTAATTAAGAAATCAAATATTCTTTTTGAAACAGACGTGAGAGAATTGTATGCTACTAAGGTGAAACATATTTACGGTGAGATTATTAGTTATGCAACTAAAGCTCAAAGTAGTTTGGATTTAAGTGAGGAACAAAACAGCGAAATTACTGAGATAAAAGTAGCCAACAGAAAAATGGTTGAAATCATTAGAGATGTGAGGGAATTGAGTAGAAATATTACCAAATATTTAAATTCGGAAAATAAATATATTCAAAAAGAGTACGATCAACTAAGAAAAAAAGTGGCTAAAGTATTGCGAGTTATTCATCTGTTTAGAACGGAAAAAGACAATGCAAAATACCATCAAACACTGATGAAGTTGAGTGATGAAGCTAAAAAAAGTTTTCACAAAGGGAATTTAGAGATAGATAAGCTAATTAGACAAGATCTCATCACTGTAGATATGGCTTCCTCTTTGGTCAATGATAGTGATAATGTCAATGATATGATTAAGAAGCTTATTGAAGTAGCCGAATTACTTTATGGTAAAAAAGATCCACTTTTAAATAATGGTACATAA
- a CDS encoding inorganic phosphate transporter, producing the protein MDNIYLLMLIAITVLAVADIVVGVSNDAINFLNSAIGSKAISLRTIMIVASLGIFIGAVFSSGMMEVARKGIFVPAQFEFGEIMLIFMAVMITDILLLDFFNTLGLPTSTTVSIVFNLLGAAVVMSLIKISQSDTQSFSDLATYINTEKALEIISGILLSVVIAFSVGALVQWVSRLIFTFNYENKTKNFGIIFGGVALTAITYFIFLKGLKGTPYYKELKGVIEGQEIYIILGSFVFWTLFSFIFEKITKKTVLLVVIAVGTFGLALAFSGNDLVNFIGVPMAAYHSYEAWVAGGMDVTMSMAVLDKKVPAEPLLLFIAGTIMVLTLWFSKKAKTVAETEISLSRQGETHEKFEPNRLSRAIVKGTSQLSNYFSVLIPNSVQNNISKRFEKQNFNLTKNQSIEAPAFDMIRASVNLMVAGVLIAIATSMKLPLSTTYVTFMVAMGTSLADRAWGRESAVYRVAGVLNVIGGWFGTAIGAFVAAGIVVFLINWNPSVITPILLLLTVLLLYRNYRSHRNKTNKTIDEDSLTSSEEISSVQGVIHQSAKNISKVVKRTNRIYSNAIVGLARQDLILLNKSKKQVIKLSDEVDELRDNVFYFIKNLDESSVGASNFYINILGYLQDMSQSLEYISKVSHKHINNNHKKLKLSQIKELKEIDDKLELLFSDTENAFKSESFEEIGAILNKKKEVYDLVKEKIQTQVARTRNEESSPKNTTLYFSILLETKDLMNATMSLLDEYHGAHDSSVEPATANEPEE; encoded by the coding sequence ATGGATAATATTTACTTATTAATGTTAATTGCCATCACAGTTTTAGCTGTAGCTGATATTGTTGTTGGTGTAAGTAATGATGCTATTAACTTCTTAAACTCTGCCATTGGTTCTAAAGCTATTTCGTTAAGAACTATAATGATTGTAGCTAGTTTAGGGATTTTCATTGGAGCTGTATTTTCTAGTGGAATGATGGAGGTAGCTAGGAAAGGCATTTTTGTACCTGCTCAATTTGAGTTCGGAGAGATTATGCTGATTTTTATGGCCGTAATGATTACGGACATTTTATTGCTAGACTTTTTTAATACACTCGGACTTCCAACATCAACTACGGTTTCTATCGTATTTAACTTATTAGGTGCAGCTGTAGTAATGTCGTTAATAAAAATTAGTCAATCAGATACGCAATCCTTCTCGGATTTAGCCACCTACATAAATACAGAAAAAGCGCTAGAAATTATATCTGGTATTTTGTTGTCAGTAGTCATTGCTTTCTCTGTTGGTGCCCTGGTACAATGGGTCTCAAGACTTATATTCACATTCAACTATGAGAATAAAACAAAGAATTTTGGAATTATTTTTGGTGGTGTTGCCTTGACAGCAATCACTTATTTCATTTTCTTAAAAGGTTTAAAAGGGACACCATACTACAAAGAACTAAAGGGCGTTATAGAAGGTCAAGAAATTTATATTATTCTTGGCAGTTTTGTGTTTTGGACCTTATTTTCATTCATCTTTGAAAAAATCACCAAGAAAACAGTTTTACTAGTTGTCATCGCAGTGGGAACTTTTGGACTGGCATTAGCCTTTTCTGGAAACGACTTAGTCAACTTTATTGGTGTGCCTATGGCTGCCTATCATTCATATGAAGCCTGGGTTGCTGGAGGTATGGATGTCACAATGTCAATGGCTGTTTTAGACAAAAAAGTGCCTGCTGAACCATTACTTCTATTTATAGCAGGAACCATCATGGTTTTGACACTATGGTTTTCTAAAAAAGCTAAAACAGTTGCAGAAACGGAAATAAGCTTGTCTCGTCAAGGAGAAACTCATGAAAAATTTGAACCTAACCGTCTCTCTAGAGCGATAGTAAAAGGAACATCACAATTATCTAATTATTTTAGTGTTTTAATTCCAAATTCAGTTCAAAATAACATCAGTAAACGTTTTGAAAAACAGAACTTCAATTTGACAAAAAATCAAAGTATTGAAGCACCTGCTTTTGATATGATTCGTGCTTCTGTGAATTTAATGGTTGCTGGTGTATTAATTGCCATTGCAACGTCTATGAAGTTACCGCTTTCAACAACCTATGTGACATTCATGGTTGCTATGGGTACATCTTTAGCAGACCGTGCATGGGGAAGAGAAAGCGCTGTGTATCGCGTTGCTGGTGTATTAAATGTGATTGGTGGATGGTTTGGCACTGCAATAGGTGCATTTGTAGCTGCAGGGATTGTGGTATTTTTAATTAACTGGAATCCAAGTGTTATTACACCAATATTATTGTTGTTGACAGTTCTATTGTTATACAGAAATTATAGATCTCATAGAAATAAGACAAACAAAACTATTGATGAAGATAGCTTAACATCTTCTGAAGAGATTAGCTCTGTTCAAGGTGTTATTCACCAAAGTGCCAAGAATATTTCTAAAGTTGTTAAAAGAACAAATAGGATCTATTCAAATGCAATTGTAGGTCTTGCCAGACAAGATTTAATCTTACTAAATAAGAGTAAAAAGCAAGTCATAAAGTTATCTGATGAAGTTGACGAATTACGTGATAACGTCTTCTATTTCATCAAGAATCTTGATGAGTCTAGTGTTGGTGCAAGTAATTTTTACATTAATATTTTAGGGTATTTGCAAGATATGTCACAATCGTTAGAATACATCTCGAAGGTGAGTCATAAACATATTAATAACAATCATAAAAAACTTAAACTTAGTCAGATTAAAGAATTAAAAGAAATAGATGATAAATTAGAACTTTTATTTAGTGACACTGAAAATGCATTTAAATCTGAATCTTTTGAGGAAATAGGAGCAATTCTAAATAAAAAGAAAGAAGTTTATGATTTAGTGAAAGAGAAAATCCAAACTCAGGTGGCACGTACACGAAATGAAGAGTCAAGTCCAAAGAACACGACACTTTATTTTAGTATTCTTTTAGAAACAAAAGATTTAATGAATGCTACAATGAGTTTATTAGATGAATATCACGGTGCTCATGATAGTAGTGTCGAACCCGCTACGGCTAATGAGCCTGAAGAATAA
- a CDS encoding TonB-dependent receptor produces the protein MKNKLSSLLIVCLLVFGFANAQKGTIAGNVIDGEFVEPMAFANILVKGTTTGTTSDFDGKYELQLEPGTYTLVFSFVGYATQEITDVVIKAGEVTSLDITLSANSLDTVIINTTMKRNTENSVLDLQKKSVVVLDGLSAQSIKSSGASNLASAVKSVPGVSIEGGKYVYVRGLGDRYTKSILNGIDIPGLDPDRNTIQMDLFPTNILDNVIVLKSASAEYPADFTGGIVDIVTKDFPTRAEYTLSVGTAYNPDMHFNENYLTYTGSDTDFLGFDDGTRDLPINRYQPVPNTDEDRILLSSLTNSFEKELRAKREMSGMNFDFGFTLGNQYDVGDDQLGYQASFSYKNSTTFYENRNDGAWVKDNDESSNNDLVFTLNSQGSEGINNIILNGLVGLTYKADRAKYKVNFLHIQNGESTAGFFNQIISQDGIGGAREPLTKNSLTYTERSITNLLLSGQHRLSDDENAFNLVWKFSPTFSKVMDKGHRITPLQQNDQGVSFLTPSAATFPIQLWRNLIEENWAARVDFDKTIDLFGRPGKLKFGGAYTYKFRDFSIDDYTFNIQGDASYIANGDVDNLLSDENIWAPNEGGTFLISTDTFNPIDAYEGEQNIGATYVSAEFNISENIKTVIGLRSEFFKSFYTGAQDAETTFLRESILDELDLFPSANVIYSVTDNTNIRTSFSRTTARPSFKEASVAQIFDPITSRLFIGNLDIAPTYVNNFDLRYERFGDNGQMFAISGFYKDFKDPIEQAFFESAPTQLTVGNLGDAKVYGIEFEIRQRLGFITEGLKNLKFNANMSLIKSELTMSDAEFNSRVANSRDGESVDRQRNLQGQAPYLINFGLDYNNQDIGLQTGLFFNVQGETLEVVGINIVPDVFTQPFNSLNFNLNKSFGETKNSSIDLKVSNILNSVRRSDYVSFGSQNQLFSLREPGTEISIGYSFKF, from the coding sequence ATGAAAAATAAATTATCCTCACTTTTAATTGTCTGTCTTCTTGTTTTTGGTTTTGCTAACGCACAAAAAGGAACCATAGCTGGAAACGTAATTGACGGTGAGTTTGTAGAACCAATGGCCTTTGCTAATATTTTAGTTAAAGGAACAACCACTGGGACCACTTCTGATTTTGATGGTAAATACGAATTACAGTTAGAGCCTGGAACTTATACCTTAGTGTTTTCATTTGTTGGCTATGCCACGCAAGAAATTACCGATGTGGTTATAAAGGCTGGTGAAGTTACATCTCTTGATATAACCCTTAGCGCGAATTCTTTAGATACTGTTATTATTAATACCACAATGAAACGTAATACTGAAAACTCCGTATTAGATCTTCAAAAGAAATCGGTGGTTGTATTAGACGGTTTATCGGCACAATCGATAAAAAGCAGCGGAGCAAGTAATCTTGCCAGCGCCGTAAAGAGTGTTCCTGGTGTTTCCATCGAAGGTGGTAAATATGTTTATGTTCGAGGTTTAGGAGACCGTTACACCAAATCTATCTTAAATGGTATTGATATCCCAGGATTAGATCCAGATCGAAATACAATACAAATGGATTTATTCCCAACTAATATTTTAGACAATGTTATCGTATTAAAATCGGCTTCTGCTGAATATCCTGCCGATTTTACAGGTGGTATCGTTGATATTGTAACAAAAGACTTTCCAACAAGAGCGGAATATACACTTTCGGTTGGAACAGCATATAATCCTGATATGCACTTTAATGAAAACTATTTAACCTATACGGGTAGTGATACAGACTTTTTAGGTTTTGATGATGGGACAAGAGATCTTCCAATTAACAGGTATCAGCCTGTTCCTAATACCGATGAAGACCGAATTTTATTATCGAGTTTAACCAATAGCTTCGAAAAAGAACTTAGAGCAAAGCGCGAGATGAGTGGAATGAACTTCGACTTTGGCTTCACTTTAGGAAATCAATATGACGTAGGTGATGATCAATTAGGGTATCAAGCATCCTTCTCTTATAAAAATTCAACTACATTTTATGAAAATAGAAATGATGGTGCTTGGGTAAAGGATAATGACGAATCATCAAATAATGATCTTGTTTTTACTTTAAATTCACAAGGATCAGAAGGTATTAATAATATCATTTTAAATGGTCTTGTTGGTTTAACCTATAAAGCTGACCGAGCAAAATATAAGGTCAACTTTCTTCACATTCAAAACGGTGAGTCAACAGCTGGTTTCTTTAACCAAATTATTTCACAAGATGGAATTGGTGGCGCTAGAGAACCACTAACAAAAAATTCATTGACCTATACAGAACGTTCGATCACTAATTTATTATTAAGTGGCCAACATCGCTTGAGTGATGATGAGAACGCTTTCAACTTAGTTTGGAAATTCTCACCGACGTTTTCTAAGGTGATGGACAAAGGTCACAGGATTACTCCTCTGCAACAAAATGACCAAGGTGTTTCATTTTTAACACCTTCAGCAGCAACTTTTCCAATTCAATTATGGAGAAACTTAATTGAAGAAAACTGGGCAGCAAGGGTAGATTTTGATAAAACAATTGATCTTTTTGGAAGACCTGGAAAACTAAAATTTGGGGGTGCTTATACTTATAAATTTAGAGATTTTAGTATCGATGACTATACCTTTAATATTCAAGGTGATGCGTCATATATCGCAAATGGTGATGTTGACAACTTATTATCTGATGAAAACATTTGGGCACCAAATGAAGGCGGCACCTTTTTAATTTCTACTGATACCTTTAACCCAATTGATGCTTATGAAGGTGAGCAAAATATTGGTGCAACTTATGTTTCTGCAGAATTTAATATTTCCGAGAACATTAAAACCGTCATCGGTTTAAGGTCGGAATTCTTTAAGTCCTTTTATACAGGAGCTCAAGATGCTGAAACAACATTCTTAAGAGAATCTATATTAGATGAATTGGATTTATTTCCATCTGCTAACGTGATATATTCAGTAACAGATAACACTAACATTAGGACCTCATTCTCAAGAACTACAGCAAGACCCTCTTTTAAAGAAGCTTCTGTAGCTCAAATTTTCGACCCTATTACGAGCCGACTATTTATTGGTAATTTAGATATCGCACCAACTTATGTCAATAACTTTGACTTAAGATACGAACGCTTTGGTGATAATGGTCAGATGTTCGCCATAAGCGGTTTTTATAAAGATTTTAAAGATCCTATTGAACAAGCATTTTTTGAATCTGCTCCTACGCAGTTAACCGTTGGAAATCTTGGTGATGCTAAAGTTTATGGTATTGAATTTGAAATCAGACAACGTCTAGGTTTCATCACTGAAGGGCTTAAAAACTTAAAATTTAATGCTAACATGTCATTGATAAAATCAGAATTGACGATGTCTGATGCAGAGTTTAATAGTAGGGTTGCTAATTCAAGAGATGGTGAGTCTGTTGATAGACAAAGAAACTTGCAAGGGCAAGCACCATATTTGATTAATTTTGGTCTTGATTATAACAACCAAGACATTGGACTACAAACTGGTTTATTCTTTAATGTTCAAGGGGAAACACTCGAAGTTGTAGGTATAAATATTGTACCAGATGTCTTCACACAGCCGTTTAACAGTTTAAACTTTAACTTAAATAAATCTTTTGGTGAAACTAAAAATTCGTCAATTGATCTAAAAGTATCAAATATACTTAATAGCGTTAGACGCAGTGATTATGTATCATTTGGCTCTCAAAACCAATTGTTTTCATTAAGAGAACCCGGGACTGAAATTTCAATAGGATATTCTTTTAAATTTTAA